The Panthera leo isolate Ple1 chromosome D1, P.leo_Ple1_pat1.1, whole genome shotgun sequence region AGTGCAGAAGGGAGACAAACCAGTTGGAAAATCACAGTCACTCTGAGAAGTCCCAGGAGAGGGTCTGAATTGTGGGCATCCAAAGGAGATGGGATCCAAGAACTTCATAGACAAGGGAACCCAGGAGCTGGGTCTTGAAGTTGGAGTTCAGTAGGCAGAAAAAGGAAGCAGGGGGGATTCTAAGAGAGGGAGCAGTGCTGAGCAGAAGGAAATTATTCCACGTTCAAGAAGggaaaatggcaataaattttaatttgagtatTTATCCCACAAAATAATGTATATGCTTTCTCAGACCAGTTTTTACACACTCTCACTTAGATTgcttcattctacaaatatttattgaaccagAGAAAAAATGAACACAGTTCCTATTTCATGGAGTTCACAGTTTAGTGGGAGAGCCAGACAAGTAAGCAGGGAATTGCAGCACAAAGTGGGATGTGCCTTAGATTAAGGCTGTGGGAACACAGAAGAGGAGCTTTAGTCTAGCTTAGCCTTGGGGGTCAAAGTGGGCCTCCTGAgaaggtaattgaagaaaaatttaaaaagacaagagaaagccAGACAAGCGAAGGGGCAGGAAAGGCAAGAAGCATTCTAAGCAGAGGAACAATATGTGTAAACACCCAAAGTTAAAATCCATGGTACTTTCGTTCAGTGTGTCAGTTTCTGAGTGCCTGAAACATACatcaaaagagaggaaaaatgaataCTCAGGATGAGCACCAACCTAGAGGGTTTACAAAGAGCCTCACAGACCTGGCTAAGGAGTGTAGATTTTTATCCTGAGGATGATTGGAACTACTGAAAGACTCCGTAGTACAGCCAGGATTAGTTCTATAGTGTAGAAGATGGATTGGAGGACAAGACATGaaagggtgggggatggggtggacaCTTTAGAAGgctattctgtttctctgataAAAGATGATATGGGCTTGGACTAAGGTTttggcagtggggatggagagaagtggatggATTCGAGAGGCACTTCTGGAAGTGGAATCAACAGAACTTGGTAGGGATTCATTAgaaatggagagggaggaagaggtcaAAGGATGACATCCAGGTGTCTGGCTTGGACAATTAGATGGATGTTGGTGCTATATCATGAGAAAGATaacaaaggaacagaaacaaatttgaaagagaagaacTATAAATTCACTTTGGAACCCACTGAGTTTAAGTGCTGTTGAGATACCTAGGTGGGGGTAGCCAGTAAGCTGTTGAATCTGGTGGTCAGGAACTTAGGGGAGGGGTGCAAGCTGGGAATACAGACTTAAAAGGTCTTTGCCTACAGAAGGTAATGGAAGCCACAGGAATAGCTAAAATCATACAAAGAtgacaagatgaaaagaaaacaggtCCCGGGGCAGGACCCTGAAAAAGACTGAGATTTAAAAGCCAGGCAAAAGATGGAGAGCCCATGATGAAACCATCAGAGGGACAAGGCAAGGGAAAGATTTCAAGCAGGGTAGGATAAGTGATGTCATATGGTGTTGATATAAGTCGAATAAGGACAGAACAGCATCCTTCAGATCCAGTAACAAAGAAGTCCTTAAGAGGAGTTGTGGGTATTAAGGTCTGACTACAGTTGGTTGAGGTTTGGGAGGGTGCATGAGAAGGTTATGAGAAGTGAACCAGGGTGTGTAGATGAAACTTTCCAGaaatttgggagggagagagaagcaaagaaaaaataggatAGTGCCAGAAAGAGCATGGGATTGAGGAATGGTATGTGGTGGGGGTTGTCTttgggtatatgtgtgtgcagTAGAGGCaagagtctttttaaaatgttgatgcaGCATGGGCcaagacagaggaaaggaaggtcAAAGGCTCAGCAGAGAGCAGGGACAGTCCGCAGAGCAGGGGACCCTGAGAAAGCAGAACATGAAGTGATTCAGAGCACAGGTGCAAGAATTGGCCTTGCTTATCTGGATGTTGTTACCTACACAGAGTGGATGTTACCCATGCAGTCAGAAGTTACCCACAAAGACTGTTTGCCACTCACTCAGATTCTACATGTTAGCCAGGCTCACTCCAGTGTTACCAGTAGAAATATGGATGTTACCCACATTATTCTTATATGTTACCCACATAGACCAGAGTGCTAATGTTCACTCAGATGCCACCACTGAAAACCAGGTATCACCCACAGTTACTTTAACAATGCCCATAGTCATTTAGATGTCACTCACCCATCAGACACACTTGCTTTCATTTTATCATCCACACATAGATATCACCCATGCTCACTTAACTAACTTTTTCCAGATATCACCCATAAAATCAGGGTTGTTAGTCTCACACATTCAGATATTAACCACAAAGACTCAGATATCACGTGTGTTCACTCAGGCACTGAGTTATTTTACTCAGTCAGATTGATCTCTCACTTCACATCTCAACATGTTAACATCTCACATCAATGCTCACCTAAATATTGCCTACACAAACTTGAATATTACTTTCTGCTTACTCAGCTACTACCATCATCATTTGGATATTCCCCCATTCAGTTCAGACCTCTGAATATAATCCACATTTTCTGAAGATGTTATCTACAAAACAAGATGTTATCCGCAGACATATTACCTCTGCACAGTCTAAATTTGCCCACTCTCAGTCAGGCATTATCTACAGACACGTAGTTAAACCCTTCTCAGACCTTGTccacaaaaatatgtattactcTCACCCACCTAGGAATTTAGATATTATCTCAAAAACTAAATTATTATCCAATGTTCACTCTGATATTACCTGTACATCCTTCCATATTATTTCTGCTCCTTCAGTGAGTACTCATTGACATTTGGATATCACCATTTGCCCAGCTATCATCCACAATCAGTTGCATGCTGTCCATGATCACCACAGACACATCGGTATTGCTTTGATGTCTGTGTTCATGGGTGACCAGATCCAACATGCCAGTGGAAGGCAGGATTTGAGGCATCAGCAGCTTCGGTGTTGTTTCTTATAAAGTCCTGATTTTTGTGTTTGGCACATTATCTGGATTTTTGTGCTCATACTTCTCTGCCACCATCTGGAAAGAACAAATGCAGATCTTTTAGACCccagaaacagaaatgaactGTCACAGTCTTCTGAGTTCTCTGGCCCAGCAGGATGATGCCCAGAGGTAGTCAAGGCACTAGAATCTATAAGGTGCCACTCCCATTCTTCCACCCCTACCTTAAGTTCTTAGTTGCCGAAGCCACCATGATCACTCCTATTccaccacacaaacacacatggaTGCATACACATaggcaaaaacacacacacaagtcttCATTCTAATTGCTTTTTAGTGACTTTTGAAAAAACTAATAGGCTATTTTTACAgtagtttcaggtttacagaaaaactgaatgGAAAGCACAGGGAgattcccaccccccctccatatacacacagagagacacacacagtttCCCCTACTATTAATACCTTGCATTAATGCAAcgcatttgttataattgataggccaatattgatacattattaactaaattCCATAGTTGACATCAGGGTTCACTTCTCGggttgtatattctatgggttttaaaagattttttttaatgtttgtttatttttgagagagagagagagagagagagagagagagagagagagagagaatgtgcaggcgtgcacaagcaggaaaggggcagagagatggagacagaatcccaagcaggctctgcgctatcagtacaaagtcccatgcagggctaaaacccatgaaccatgagagaatgacatgggctgaagttggacactcaactgactgagcctcccaggctcccctctattctatgggttttaacaaatgtatagtAACAGCTATCCACCATTAGAGTACtgtacagaatagtttcactgccctaaaagccCTGTGCTCTACCTTTTCATCCCTCCTACCCTCTCCCTGAGCCACTGGCTCTAAGAGTGcttttaattaatctttttcaCATCTCCTAACTTTCAACAGCAAAGACTTGGAGAGATAGTAGTGGCTGGAAATAAGCTAATCGCTGGGAATGCCCAGAAAAATAGCAAAGTGTTGTATGATCGCTGGGCAATTTTACTGGAACTTTGTCCCTCTAGTTTTCAGGAGTCCCCATGCAGATTGGGAACTTGATAAGAGTGGGCATAATCTCATCTTTCTGCTCCACCAAGTTCCAAGACACACATGGGATACATCAGCtgggtgaatgaatgagaaatgtGCTTTTCATACTTCAGGGTGTGTACCAACTTGAGGTGTGGTTATTGATTCAAGAACTAGTTGAAGAGAGACATCCAGAGGAGGATCTGAAAAAGATGATAGAATGGAGAGATTAAGGaaagtggaggggtgggggtggtagactggaaggagacacaaaaaGTACAGGATAGAATACTAGCTCACACACACCTCAAATTTGCTACACATAAGCCTTCCTTGCAGAAAGggagacatgtctccaaagagacagaggcagagaggagggcatGCTGGAGCTTTAGAGGCACAGAGGTGAAGCATGGATGGGGCAGGACAAAGCAGGTGCATTTGTGTGGAGAGTGAAAGAGATTCGTTCAAGATTCATTAGCCAGCATGTGTGAACACCTCCTATTTgcaggacattatgctaagtgccagggatatgcagaagaatgatcTGGGCATTGcccctgtcctcaagaagctcATAGTCCAGTGGAGGAGATAGAGAATTAAACATAATAATACAGTGAGCAATGCCACACTGGAgtacagagaggcagaaagaggcacTGAGATTGAGATTTGATTGGGGAAGGAGGCAGCATGATGAATGACAGAGGGGTGAGGGAGCAGCAGGAGGCAAAGCATTTTGGAGATCTGGAGACTCAGCTGCTATTCTGATTCAACACCTGACTTGACTGTGTGATCTGAGAACTAATGTCACTGCTGGGTTCTGTTCAGGaatctcttgtagatagcatgtACTTGATGCCTACAGCTGTTTCTGAATAAGTTGGTTATCATTATAAGAACAGTTTAATTCAGAGCCTAAGACAAGAGTCAATGTATGGGGCTGCAGAAGGGGGAGCTGCAGCTCTGagcccttccctccccacaaCCTGGAAGGCTCTggccctgccttctctcccttcaAGCTCTCATGTCTCTCACGCTGAGGCCATGGGCTTGGGTGACTGAGTCCAGCTTAATTCAATTCACTTTTGTTTGGCTCTGCTTGGTTGTGATATAGAGGCCCAAAGATGGATCCATCCCCTAATAGACAATGACACAAATGAATGGAGTCAGCCCTCTGTCTAGCCCAGCAACACTAGTGTCCTTCCTGTGAGCTCCCACAACACTTTGTATATCCCCCAGCTTTACTCCTTATCCCACTGTGTGGCAGTTGTCTATTTATGTACCCAAATTTCCCTCTGGACTGTGAGCTCTCAGATGGCAGGGAATTTGTCATGTCCATCTCTTTGTCCTCAATGCCTAACACAGAGGGAGTCctctgtaaatgtttgttgagtgaaaaTGAATGTTAGGAGATAATTAAAATAcaaggtagaaaataaaaagcattctgaTAGATGTGTAAGGAACACTCATGGGTCAGAGGAAGGGGAGATTAACTCCAAATGAGGCATCCAGAAAGGCCTTACAGAAGAGGGGGCAGTTAATCTGAGTCTTGATGGGCAGTGGTGTATAGGAATTTACCAGATACAGAAAATCAATTTGTGATGGGGGGAGGGTATTAGTGGCAGTTGgtgaaagaacattccaggctgaGAAATCAATGTTAGCAATGGAGGAAGTCATGAGGGTGCATGATGCCTTCAAGAAAGTGAGTCATCCAGTGGCTTAAGTGGGTGCATTGCAAGAGGAGGTGAGACAGGACAGTTCTCAGAGGATCTGGAAGACATGCTAAAGGGTTGCAGACGGTACAGGGAAGGTGAAGAGGGATTTTTTAGACAATAAGGACCTGACCTGACCTATGTTTCAAAAGGTAGTGGGTGATCAATAGTGTCAAATGCTACAGGGAGATCAAGTAGAATAGGCTGAGAAGAGACCTTTGGACTTGGCAGTTAAAGCTTAGTGATCTTGAGAAGTGTCCAAACAGTGATGGGGGGCGGAGAGGAGATGGATCGGGCACTGGACTGTAATCGACTGAGGAGTgaatgagaaaatgcaaataatcctTTCAAGAAGCTTGGCTGTAAAGAGAAGGGAGAATTTGAAGCAAAGCTTGAGAAGAGACAGACCTTCTCAAGGAGAGGAGGAGTTAAGCCAATTTCCCTAAGCCTCAAGGGGTTAGAAACCTAAAGGATTCAAGTGAACCCATCCGCTGAGTGGGAGGAGgtattcctgggatgcagaggGATCTAGCTGGGTAGGAGATGTGGGGAATAAGTGGGCTTGGAGGGTCTGGCTGAGTGGGAGCCAGACTCCTTGCTGCCACCCCTCTGTTTTCCTACCCAGAACTGGAGCTGGCCATCAGGATCACCCTTTATGCAGTGATCTTTCTGATGAGTGTTGGAGGAAATGTGCTCATCATCGTGGTCCTGGGACTGAGCCGCCGCCTGAGGACTGTCACCAACGCCTTCCTGCTCTCACTGGCAGTCAGCGACCTCCTGCTGGCTGTGGCTTGCATGCCCTTCACCCTCCTGCCCAATCTCATGGGCACATTCATCTTTGGCACAGTCATCTGTAAGGCGGTTTCCTACCTCATGGGTAGGTGAGACaaccccctgctcccctccttaCCTAAAGTTCTTGCTGCACATAGGGGTCTTTCTCAGTAGGGCCTGAGCAAATCACTGGTTGAGTATGTAGTACAAGTTTCCTGAATgaccccttcctcttcccttgttTAGGGGTGTCTGTAAGCGTGTCCACACTAAGCCTTGTGGCCATCGCCCTGGAGCGATACAGTGCCATCTGCCGACCACTGCAGGCACGAGTGTGGCAGACACGGTCCCACGCAGCTCGTGTGATCATAGCCACGTGGATGCTCTCTGGACTGCTCATGGTGCCCTATCCCGTGTACACCGCCGTACAGCCAGTAGGGTCCCGTGTGCTGCAGTGCGTGCATCGCTGGCCCAGTGCACATGTTCGCCAAACCTGGTGAGGGCGCCCATTCCTGGGaattcctctctccatctccatcaGCTGCTTACTACCATTCCCCAGAATCTTCCTCCAGCTGCTCCAATACTCTGATTCCCTCTCCTCACCCACCACCCTGGGATTCCCATTTGGGGTCCCTCCCCAGTTCTCTAGCCCTTCCCAGCAGGACCCCCAAATCCTACTTCTACCTCAGGGGCCTGGTCACCAGCCCTAGAAAGGATCCCTTGCTCTTCTTCCATCTGTGATTACAGGTGGACAGATACCCGTGTGATTGATCTGCTCTGTCTCCAGGTCCGTACTGCTGCTCCTGCTCTTGTTCTTCGTCCCGGGTGTGGTTATGGCTGTGGCCTACGGGCTCATCTCCCGTGAGCTCTACTTAGGGCTTCGCTTTGACGAAGACAGTGACAATGAGAACCAGAGCCGAGTCAGAAGCCAAAGAGGGCTGCGGAGCGGGGCAGGACCAGGTGGGTGATATCCAGCTTCCCCTCCCGGCCCCCATCCCTACCACCGGCCTTGGGAAGGGGCGGAGCCTAGAGTGGGTGGGGCAGAAAGGAGCCTGACACGCAGATGCTGGAAATCGGGGTCTGGTGGTTCTTGGGCTGGAGGTTGAGAGGACCCAGCCTGCTGCTTTGACAGCCTACCCTCTGTACTCAGGTTCTGCCCAACCCAATGGGCGTTGCCGGCCGGAGACCGGGCTGGCTGGAGAGGATGGCGATGGCTGTTACGTGCAGCTTCCGCGCTCTCGTCAGACCCTGGAGCTGTCCGCGCTGACGGCGCCCACACCTGGGCCAGGATGTGGCCCCCGGCCCTACCAGGCCAAGCTGTTGGCTAAGAAGCGCGTGGTGCGGATGCTACTGGTGATCGTtgtgctttttttcctgtgttggtTGCCATTGTACAGTGCCAACACGTGGCGCGCCTTTGACAGCTCTGGTGCGCACCGCGCGCTTTCGGGAGCGCCCATCTCTTTCATCCACTTGCTGAGCTACGCCTCAGCCTGTGTCAACCCCCTGGTCTACTGCTTCATGCACCGTCGCTTTCGCCAGGCCTGCCTTGAGACATGTGCCCGCTGCTGCCCCAGGCCTCCACGAGCTCGCCCCAGGCCTCTTCCAGATGAGGACCCGCCCACCCCCTCCATCGCTTCACTGTCCAGGCTGAGCTACACCACCATCAGCACGCTGGGGCCTGGctgaggggtagagagggagtgggggctgAGGCGGAACACACCAATTCCTACAAGTAGGGACCCATCCAGACACAAGAGAGACACAGACCCACTGACACAGGAGACTGACACCCAAAAAGCATGGACTaatcccaacacacacacaaaagtggcTTACCtgacacaaaagaaacaaaccagatcCCCACACAGGAAATAAGGCACACTCTTGATATGGGACcaagcctggcacatagaaacAGGGCACTGACTTTAGACGCACACAGACACAGCATCCCTAGCAATGGACTATCCGTACATAGTGGAAATTCTGAGAGAGGCTGGCCTGCCTCTCATATACACATAGTAATGGCACTGATTCTTTAGGGCTCTGGAGCCTGGCACGGTACTGACTCCTGAGATGCTCCAAgctgcccgccccccccgcccccagtttGACCTCACAGTGCCCTTCCCCATTTCAGCACTGAAAAATACCAACCAACCTAATCTCACACCTCCCTGACCAACAGGCTGTTTTGCACTGAAAAGTCCCTTCATTCCTTTCCAGTTAAATTCTATGGCCCTGACCCTCCTCCATCACCCAAACTcttcaagaaataataaatgacttgGCTTCCTCCTGAACTTcctttctggacttttttttttggggggggggggggggcgggcaggtgaGGAGGCATGGGATTTTGTAGAATTCTCCCTCTTGGGTCCTTCTTCCATGGTCTCTCCTGTGCATGACCCCCTGCCAAAATGCCCATGGTCTGAGGCTAAATGGGGATGTGGGTATTTTGTCTGGGTTGTCATCCTGGACCCACCTACACACTAGTGTCATACATAGtagctggggatgggggtggcagGCGGAATATCCATGACACATCATGATTCCTAAGCATTCTCCTAAAGTGGTGCCATTGCTAAGGTACTATATTAATAGGtaattactaaaattttattgaaatgtaagtGGAAGCACTGTATAATAAGACTCAGTTTATTCAATGTGTGTTTCAAATACCAGGACTCAGATCATAAGTGTACAAGTTAAAGAGTAGGAACTTTTTTAATGCACTCTTCTCTGGTGTCAGAATCTGGCCAAGCTTCTGCCCCGTGGAAGCACCTTTACTGGCCAGCAACAAAGGTGGGGAGAATGCTGGATCTGAATAAGAGGAATCCCAGAGCACAGGCTTCCTTTTGACTATGAGACTGATCCAgccccagagagaggcagagacagcaacATCATCCCTTCACACACACAATGACAGGTAGGGAAGAACAGATGACCTCACCAGGGATATACATGGATAATCAGAAGTATGATAGAGTGAGAGGGTTTCTTGACACTTTGTCTTGTAACAGATGGGAAAATAGAGAcccagagcaggaaagaaagcTGTTCAAGGTCATACAATAAATTAGAACAAGACAGAAATAATCCTATTGAAGTAGACACTAAGCTCAGATGGCAAACAAGCCATACCCATCATGAGGCAGACCCAAGTTTTGTGGGGCCTGGAGCTTATAAAACCAGGTgccctttttaagaaaaagaatacaaaatgacaGATACAAAATTGCCGGGACACTGACCAGGGCCACGGAAGGCGCCTATGCAGTGAGAAGCCCAGAGATTTAAGCCTCTGTTAACCTCACAGCCAGTAACACCTCTAACTCCACCCACTAACTAGGCTGGACAAAGGCCAGGTGAAGGACAATGAGAAAGGAGAGTGGTCTTTTGTTTACCAGTGCTGAGGCTGCTCCCATCCATCCTTTCTACAGGGCCCTGGGCTGCAAGAGGCAGGatgcaggaagaaaaggagggagaaggcgTTCCAAGCTGTCAACTACAACAGTGCAGGTTAAAAATAGAATCCCAGCTGGTCTGACTTACTGGAGGCAAGATATTGGGCCTTTCTCTCTCATGCCAACTTTTTCAGGGGCAGAAGTAGGGTTGCCCACAGGCTTTGCAGCACTCTGAAGGAGATTGTTGATGAAGGCCCATCAggagctgggccctgggctccGGATGACCACCAGATGGCAGTGGGAAGCTGGGTGGGGTCGGGCTCCAAGTCCAGTGTGAGCTGAAGTACCTGTGGCCCAGGGCTAGCCTAGAAGGTAGCACAAAAGCATGGCCTGAATAACACCATTTCGCACACAGTGCTGCCCTTTGGTCTACCAGATACTTACACATCCATCACcttaccccctcccccaagccctgtCTAGTTACCAGATATGGAATCTCAGGGACTTCCcatccattttctgtctcttaaaatctGTCAAACATTTCAGGTCCAAATTTAATATCGCTGCCTCCCAGAAGTCCTTCTTGGTCATCCTCACAAAGCTTGGCTGCTCCTGTAGTACTTACTGCTTTCTCTCTTCTATCATATTGACTTGTGTTCCTGCCTGATTTCCCATACTGGGCTGGGAACAGCATAATGTGGTGAGAAAATGACAGCCTGGGCTAGAAGGCGGGGTGACAGAGGGGGTGGGAAATGTGGAGCTTCTCAGTGCAGCGTGACAGTCATCTTACATATACCAATTCACTTCATTCTCTCCTACACAACATTTCTCTTTGTTTGACAGAAAAGGAAGGTGAAGCTGAGAAAGCTTAATGGACTTACATGAAGTCCTGAGGCAACACTGAGCTCAGGTGTCTGCTCccaaaaccttttctttttccaggcaTGCTGCATTGTCTTTCAAGGCTTAAAGACCTGGGTTCCAGTAGACCTGGCCTGccttttaaaagttgattttgtGCAAGTTCTTTCAGTGAGTCTCAGTCTcagctataaaacaaaaataattacgTTAACTTCTGTgaaatgtgatttataataagaaatatacgTTGGGTCTTTACCCCCTCTCCaggcacagagttcctaaaacccttggaatttcctaagtgatgagagccCAAAAGGTGCTTTTTGACTTGTTGATGAACTGACTTTCCTAAAGCCTCTAGCTCACtttaagaacagagagggaggcaaaccttaagagactcttaactacagagaacaaactaagggttgctggaggagggggatgggttaaatgggtgatgggcactaaggagggcacttttcaggatgagccctgggtgtcatatgtaagagatgaatcactgggctctactcctgaagccaagactacactgtatgttaactaatttgaataaaaataaaaataaagaaagaacacaTTAAGAAATCTGCTGGCTCAAAAGAAGGAAGTGTTATCCTACAGGAACATTCCATCTGTTACTGAAAATATCTAATCTCCTTTGCTGACTGGTTTTATATATCAGTTGTATGGGTTTATACagctatttatttagtttttaggttcatttattttgagagagacagagagagtgagcggggggaggggcagagagagaaggagacagagaatccatgctgtcagcacagagcctgatgctgggctggtactcacgaaccgtgaatcatgacctgagccgaaaccaagagttggatgcttaatggactgagccacccaggtgcccccagttgtATGGGTTTAGTTTAATGTCCACCTTCTATGAATAAATAGACTCATTTCTGTGGgctgtcaaaacaaaaaaaaaaaggggggggggctggttgccagaagaACCAATCACATGATTAGAGTTAGACCTTTCAG contains the following coding sequences:
- the CCKBR gene encoding gastrin/cholecystokinin type B receptor; the protein is MELLKLNRSAQGSGPGPGASLCRPGGALLNSSGAGNLSCEPPRIRGAGTRELELAIRITLYAVIFLMSVGGNVLIIVVLGLSRRLRTVTNAFLLSLAVSDLLLAVACMPFTLLPNLMGTFIFGTVICKAVSYLMGVSVSVSTLSLVAIALERYSAICRPLQARVWQTRSHAARVIIATWMLSGLLMVPYPVYTAVQPVGSRVLQCVHRWPSAHVRQTWSVLLLLLLFFVPGVVMAVAYGLISRELYLGLRFDEDSDNENQSRVRSQRGLRSGAGPGSAQPNGRCRPETGLAGEDGDGCYVQLPRSRQTLELSALTAPTPGPGCGPRPYQAKLLAKKRVVRMLLVIVVLFFLCWLPLYSANTWRAFDSSGAHRALSGAPISFIHLLSYASACVNPLVYCFMHRRFRQACLETCARCCPRPPRARPRPLPDEDPPTPSIASLSRLSYTTISTLGPG